The window GGACGGCGTCGTGCCAGTCGTTGTCCTGTGCGCGGCTCTTGAGTTCCATCGTCACGAGCGGAATCCCGTTGACGAACAGATTCACGTCCGGTCGGATGGTCGTCTCGCGGGAGACGGAGAACTGGTTCACCGCGTGGAAGCGATTGTTCTCGGGATTCTCGTGGTCGATGAGGTCGACGTAGACCGTCTCGCTCGTCCCGTCGTCGCGCTGGACGGAGAAGCTCTTGCCCTTATCGAGGAGGCGGTAGAACCCGCGATTGCCGTCCATGAGGTTCTCCGAATCGAGGTCGCGACGAAGCGAGGAAACGAACTTATCCACGTTGTCCTCGGTCACGTTCTCGTTCAACGCGACGATCTGCTCGGCAAGGAGGTTCCAGTAGATTACTTCGTGGCTGTCTCGCTCGTAGGCCTGATCGAGAACGTTCGCACCTCGCCCGCCGTCCTGTCCGTGCGTCTCCCATCCGACGCCGTCGAGCCACGAGAGGAGCGAGCGTTCGACGCCGCCCTCGGACGGGATTCTACCCATGTTGTGCGATTTCGTCTGGCACCTCTATGGTAGTGTCGGTCGTGCGGACTGTTCCCGAAAGGAGGTCTTGCATTAGACCGCGTTTGAGGGATTGGTATTGTTTCTTCGTAGTTTTGTTTTCATCAATAGACTCGTCTACAGTATTCATTATACGAACGATCGAGACCTGTTCCTCAATTGGCGGAACGAGCACATCAAATTTCTCGATTATCCCTTTACTGATGTTCTGCTGACCCGAACCGGCACTTAGTGATTCGAGACGAGTTGAGAGGAAGTTTAGTTGGTGGAAAAGGAACTCACCCCTAATCTCGTCTGTGGTAACAACACCACAGCAGGCCTGATTCGTGGTAGCCTCAATATCGAGCAAGGACACTTCTCCCGTCGTCGCTCCATACATAGCGATTAGAATAGTTCCGGGAGAGAACAGCCGTGCTGTCGATTCTTCGAATCCCTTCTCAGTGATTGTTTGTTCTGTTTCTGTCACCCGATACTGAGACAGTTCTCCTGTCTTCACCCAAGGAATATCACCGCCATAGTACTCCGGAACATCTGTATCTGGGGTTCCACCCGCTTGAATTTGGGATGTAACTTCAGAGAGTTTTGAAACCTCCCAACTCTCCGGTATTTCACCATATTTACTCGATTTAAATTGGTCGTGTTGATTGTATCCTTCGAAGAACAGGGTTTGATATAGTCCCTGTTTCAGTCGATTCAATTGGAATATTATCTCCTCCGTCTTCTCAATCGCCCGGTCAACCGTATAGAGTACGGTGGCAATTTTGCGCTGTTCGGGGAGTGGGGGAAGGTCAAAACTGAACTTACTGAACAGGTTCCACGAGGTTCGTGGCATCCGCGTACCTGCTGAGGTACGTCGAGCGTAGTCGTATGCGGGCTTAGAACTCAGGCGGTACAATAGCCACTTGGAGTTCACACCGGACTCCGCGACTATCGGAAAAATGTCTGTTGAGGCTACTCCCTCAAACTCGGGTTGTGCCGACTTTTCCAGATTTGGACGAAG is drawn from Halorubrum sp. BV1 and contains these coding sequences:
- a CDS encoding restriction endonuclease subunit S; this translates as MSEELTLDEFAQQEKGGEQGQDWEKIQLHDVAYKRSDNVDPQKIALEKHVGLEHIDPNNPVPDWEPLDDLSSTKRRFEAGDILFAKLRPNLEKSAQPEFEGVASTDIFPIVAESGVNSKWLLYRLSSKPAYDYARRTSAGTRMPRTSWNLFSKFSFDLPPLPEQRKIATVLYTVDRAIEKTEEIIFQLNRLKQGLYQTLFFEGYNQHDQFKSSKYGEIPESWEVSKLSEVTSQIQAGGTPDTDVPEYYGGDIPWVKTGELSQYRVTETEQTITEKGFEESTARLFSPGTILIAMYGATTGEVSLLDIEATTNQACCGVVTTDEIRGEFLFHQLNFLSTRLESLSAGSGQQNISKGIIEKFDVLVPPIEEQVSIVRIMNTVDESIDENKTTKKQYQSLKRGLMQDLLSGTVRTTDTTIEVPDEIAQHG